A genomic segment from Bacillus cereus G9842 encodes:
- the speE gene encoding polyamine aminopropyltransferase, translating to MELWFTEKQTKHFGITARINRTLHTEQTEFQKLDMVETEEFGNMLILDGMVMTTEKDEFVYHEMVAHVPLFTHPNPENVLVVGGGDGGVIREVLKHPSVKKATLVEIDGKVIEYSKQYLPSIAGALDNERVEVKVGDGFLHIAESENEYDVIMVDSTEPVGPAVNLFTKGFYAGISKALKEDGIFVAQTDNPWFTPELITTVFKDVKEIFPITRLYTANIPTYPSGLWTFTIGSKKHDPLEVSEERFHEIETKYYTKELHNAAFALPKFVGDLIK from the coding sequence ATGGAACTATGGTTCACTGAAAAACAAACAAAACATTTTGGGATTACGGCGCGTATTAACCGCACATTACATACGGAGCAAACAGAATTCCAGAAACTTGATATGGTTGAAACGGAAGAGTTCGGAAACATGCTTATTTTAGACGGCATGGTTATGACAACAGAAAAGGACGAGTTCGTTTATCACGAAATGGTAGCGCACGTACCTTTATTTACACATCCAAACCCTGAAAACGTATTAGTTGTTGGCGGCGGCGATGGCGGTGTTATTCGCGAAGTGTTAAAACACCCAAGTGTAAAGAAAGCAACTCTTGTTGAAATCGATGGAAAAGTAATTGAGTACTCTAAACAATACTTACCATCAATTGCAGGCGCATTAGATAATGAGCGTGTAGAAGTAAAAGTAGGAGACGGTTTCCTACACATCGCAGAAAGCGAAAATGAATACGACGTAATTATGGTAGATTCTACTGAGCCAGTAGGCCCAGCAGTAAACTTATTTACGAAAGGTTTCTACGCTGGAATCTCTAAAGCGTTAAAAGAAGATGGTATTTTCGTTGCACAAACGGACAACCCTTGGTTCACACCAGAACTAATTACAACTGTGTTTAAAGACGTAAAAGAGATTTTCCCAATTACTCGTTTATACACAGCGAACATCCCAACTTACCCAAGTGGTCTTTGGACGTTCACAATTGGATCTAAAAAACATGATCCATTAGAAGTAAGTGAAGAGCGTTTCCACGAAATCGAAACGAAATACTACACAAAAGAATTACACAATGCAGCATTCGCATTACCGAAATTTGTTGGCGATTTAATTAAGTAA
- the speB gene encoding agmatinase has product MRFDEAYSGKVFIKSHPSFEESKVVIYGMPMDWTVSYRPGSRFGPARIREVSIGLEEYSPYLDRELEEVKYFDAGDIPLPFGNAQRSLDMIEEYVSKLLDADKFPLGLGGEHLVSWPIFKAMAKKYPDLAIIHMDAHTDLRESYEGEPLSHSTPIRKVCDLIGPENVYSFGIRSGMKEEFEWAKEVGMNLYKFDVLEPLKEVLPKLAGRPVYVTIDIDVLDPAHAPGTGTLEAGGITSKELLDSIVAIANSNINVVGADLVEVAPVYDHSDQTPVAASKFVREMLLGWVK; this is encoded by the coding sequence ATGCGTTTTGATGAAGCTTATTCAGGTAAAGTATTTATTAAAAGTCATCCAAGTTTTGAAGAGTCAAAGGTAGTTATTTACGGGATGCCTATGGATTGGACAGTAAGTTACCGTCCAGGTTCTCGCTTTGGTCCTGCACGTATTCGTGAAGTATCAATCGGTCTTGAAGAATATAGCCCATATTTAGATCGTGAATTAGAAGAGGTAAAATATTTTGATGCGGGTGATATCCCATTACCATTCGGAAACGCACAACGCAGTTTAGACATGATTGAAGAGTATGTATCAAAACTTTTAGATGCCGATAAGTTTCCACTAGGTCTCGGTGGTGAGCACCTAGTGTCTTGGCCAATTTTTAAGGCAATGGCAAAAAAATATCCGGATTTAGCAATCATCCACATGGATGCTCATACTGATTTACGTGAATCGTATGAAGGGGAGCCTTTATCCCACTCTACACCAATTCGTAAAGTGTGTGATTTAATTGGTCCGGAAAACGTATATTCTTTCGGAATTCGTTCTGGAATGAAGGAAGAATTTGAATGGGCGAAAGAAGTAGGTATGAACTTATATAAATTTGACGTATTAGAACCGTTAAAAGAAGTATTACCGAAACTTGCTGGACGCCCAGTCTATGTCACAATCGACATTGATGTATTAGACCCAGCTCACGCTCCAGGAACAGGAACGTTAGAAGCTGGCGGTATTACATCTAAAGAATTATTAGATTCCATCGTAGCAATTGCAAATTCAAATATAAATGTAGTTGGAGCAGACTTAGTAGAAGTAGCTCCGGTCTACGACCATAGTGATCAAACACCAGTCGCAGCAAGCAAATTCGTGCGGGAAATGCTGCTCGGTTGGGTGAAGTAA
- a CDS encoding MFS transporter yields MESKQKLGRLITVVATFLAFSGIGVVDPILPIIAEKIGATHWQVEMLFTAYILTMAIMMLPAGIFASRFGDKRMMTIGLAIVTVFAFICGISQTIAQLSLFRAGWGLGNAMFFATAMTLLIALSKEVHEAVGLYEAAIGLGMAGGPLLGGILGGHSWRYPFFATSILIFLAFILVFFFVKEPERKVKRKAAGVGELLNLVKYKPFMQGAISGMLYYYGFFVVLAYSPLIMHLSAIQLGFVFCGWGLALAYGSAILAHKLEGKYEPKTLLKGSLLVFAIFLIALFFVKIMWLQITLIVLSGLASGLNNALYTSYVMDISPYERSVTSGVYNFVRWLGGAIAPILSGVIGHTVSPQSPFLVGGIVVLVGCIMILIPIRKPVELEKKTLS; encoded by the coding sequence ATGGAGAGCAAACAAAAACTAGGGAGATTGATTACAGTGGTAGCTACCTTTCTTGCCTTTTCGGGTATAGGGGTAGTTGACCCAATCTTGCCGATTATTGCTGAGAAAATTGGTGCAACGCATTGGCAAGTTGAAATGTTATTTACCGCTTATATTTTAACGATGGCAATCATGATGTTACCAGCTGGTATATTTGCATCGAGATTTGGTGATAAACGAATGATGACAATCGGTCTTGCGATTGTGACTGTATTTGCGTTTATATGCGGTATATCGCAAACGATTGCTCAATTATCTCTTTTCCGTGCTGGATGGGGATTAGGAAATGCGATGTTTTTTGCGACAGCAATGACACTGTTAATAGCATTAAGTAAAGAAGTTCATGAAGCAGTAGGATTATACGAAGCAGCTATCGGCTTAGGTATGGCTGGGGGGCCGTTATTGGGTGGAATACTAGGTGGACATTCTTGGCGTTATCCGTTTTTCGCGACGAGTATTTTAATTTTCTTAGCATTTATTTTAGTATTCTTTTTTGTAAAAGAACCAGAGCGAAAGGTGAAGCGTAAGGCTGCTGGCGTAGGGGAATTACTTAACTTGGTGAAGTATAAACCATTTATGCAAGGTGCTATTTCAGGGATGCTATACTACTACGGATTTTTTGTTGTGTTAGCATATTCACCACTTATTATGCATTTATCAGCTATTCAATTAGGCTTTGTATTTTGCGGATGGGGACTGGCGTTAGCTTACGGTTCTGCAATTTTAGCACATAAGCTAGAAGGGAAATATGAACCAAAAACATTATTGAAGGGGAGTTTACTCGTATTTGCGATTTTCTTAATTGCACTATTCTTTGTGAAAATTATGTGGTTACAAATTACTCTTATCGTTTTATCAGGATTGGCATCTGGCTTAAACAATGCATTATATACAAGTTATGTAATGGATATTTCACCTTATGAAAGATCTGTTACGTCAGGTGTTTATAACTTTGTTCGTTGGTTAGGTGGTGCGATTGCTCCAATTTTATCAGGAGTTATCGGGCACACAGTTTCACCACAAAGCCCATTTTTAGTTGGGGGAATTGTTGTGTTAGTTGGTTGTATTATGATCTTAATTCCAATTCGTAAACCAGTAGAACTAGAGAAGAAAACCCTTTCTTAA